The sequence below is a genomic window from Cryptosporidium parvum Iowa II chromosome 6, whole genome shotgun sequence.
ttctaTCCAAGACCAGGAACTCCCGCTGCAAAAATGAAACCTGTACCAAATGGAGTTTCAAAAAGCAGAAGCTCCGAGATTACAAATACTTTTCAGTCTTTTAATCACAAcgaatatatatttgaaaatttgcCAGATGATAAAGTTGTCAAGGTGTGGTTTATTGAACACTCTGAAAGAAGCAATCATACAGTTGGACACACAAAAAACTATAATAAAGTATTAGTTAATATGGATAACAATCTATTGGGAAAATGCGCAATGGTTAAACTAATCAAACCTTATAAATGGCACATAGAAGGCATCGTTATCAGTTGATAGCTATgctaaatttatttatgtATCGATTtgttttctcttttttttgttaattgCTTTGTAACtttcttctaataatcTTTCTGATaagttttttattttgCAGAATTTGTAACTCACATTAATTAGCTTTTGACAATTGGGCTCTAAACCAGGATCGTAGTCTTTATTTAATGTATTTTTTGACAAATTATTCCGAGAGAGGctattcaaaaaatcttTAGCACTTTGCAGAACGTCATTCCAGATGAAATTAGccattttatttatattcattaattcaaatCGTTTTTTTAGTGATTGCAACAGAGTAACatccttttttttaataattactCCATCGTAATTAGGTTTTGACCCATTTTTAAAGTCGTGACCAATAAACGCTCTTGCGTAGTCGATGTTActtcttttaattatatcaacaatattttcagtTTTCCACGTAGAGTAATACCTGGAAGTAAACATAACTTTATCGTTATTAAGACCCTCACAAGAATCTTTTATATGAACACATGAATTAGGTATATTTcctttaatagaaatatttattgacTTAAAATGATCTTTTGGAATTTGATCAAGGTGGTTCAACTCCGCCAAAGGTTTAATCTGCGTCTGAAATTCTGCATAGTATTCTAGCTTCACTTTGCCCTTTAAGTCAACGTCatcatttttctttttgaagataatttttattggtTGCTGACCAATCTTAATTTCGCGTTGTTCTTGATCCCACTGAGTCCTAGTCTTTAACGTTTGGACATTTTCTCTAAGATAAATTGGCTCGCCCTGAAAATATCCAACAATAGGCTCCTTTGGATGAATGATTTCTAAAGAATTAAGACATGAAATAATGGCGTATTTTGGATGGTTTTTGAAAGATGTTTTTGAAATAGGAATTACATCATTTTCGTGtataattttttccaatTCGAAATCATctaataattccaatttaAGCAGCCTAGAGCTATACTGATTGGAAGTGGAATTTATTGTTGATATTATTGACTCAACCTTTTGTTTAAATGAATTCTTCTGTTGAGCTTGAAACACTTGAGACCAGTCTGATACATATCTTCCAGTGGTTTCTCTTAAATACCCATACTCATTAACAGATATAATCCACCATCCAATGCTCTCATTAATCTTatgtttaatatttgtcCTTGAGATATCGATTTTGCACTGTAATTGAGTGAGTGTTAATGATTctgttttctttttatttgaaaattcaaatgcTAAGGACTCTCTTTGTTCATCTTGCTCAGCAATATTACTCGTTTCATATTTGACTGATCTTTGTCTAGTTtcagttttttttaaggGAATAACTGATATGGgtgttatttttttaagacTTAAGCTTTTGTCTGAGTCATCAGAGTCATCATTAAATTCACTTAAGAATAGTTTTGAAAACAATCCCTTATCGCTATTGTGTtcaattgaagaaatatttttttctggaTAAGTTACAAACGGAACTGTAGAACATCCTGTGAAGTTCCACCCCCCACGATGAATATCGACTGAAATCCACTTGTTGAACTTTGGTTCGAAGACCTCAACCCAAAGCTCAGCTCTCCTATCGTTGCATTGCAATTCacaactttttttaaagttaataatagGAGGAATAAATAACGTTAGGCGGCAATGATGACCTAGCGATCGGACCAGGGCAGCAAAAAGAATGTTACTGGCCTCAGCACTACATTTTCCAGATAAAATAGAACTGATCATTCTTCCGAGAATTTTACCAAGAAAGAAACTACGTTGATCTATCAGAGGTGCGAATTGTCTGTATATTTCCTGAAatttttcaagaaaattattctcGACTCTTCCAATTGTATTATACATTACTCCATTTAAGCATGGGGCAAAATCTTTACcttcatttaaaaataaagaatagtATGCACCCATCCAATTTGATTTCGAAAACGCATTGTTAGTCTTCGCTTCAAAATTATGGAGTTTGTAAATCCAATATTCATTTGGTAAATAATATGTTTTGAAATACTTTCTAAACCACTGATATATTCCTCTAATACTTTTTTGTGTATCATATTCTTGATTATAATATAGGTACAGGGATAAAATGTGagatttaatgaaaatgttGTCAACAATTCGATTAAGAATTCTTAAGTGGATCAGCCAACCTAAGATATAGACCTGTCTTGCTTCATTTTTGACTTTTTGCATAGATATAAGGCTTACATTAAATACTCCTTGAATTCATcgaaatttttttttgaatttatttccttTATATTTCACGATACTAACATTTACACAATGTTGGCGGGTTAATATAAGTGCGTTTACTATTctatgaaaaaaaaattcaaatatattaattataacGTGTCCTAGCAATATTCAATGATTTTTTGAAGTATTTTTTGCGAAATTTAATTACTGAACTTGCTGCTCACAATTATCTAGCTCAAATACTCAGATATTAAAGTATTAGTGTATCTAACCAATTCACAACTCCAGAATATTGGAGTCAAAGTCATCATATTGATGAAGAGACTTTCTCCACTGATTTAGTTGATCAGTAAATTGTTTCTGTGGGCACCTTGTATGAGCGTTTGGAGTTTGAGGATCGTTAGGTTCTCTATCCTCTTTTCTAGGCTTAagtttcaaaaaattctGATATGCTCTTGTACCCTTTCCAATGgcaatttgaaataatctACTAGAAATCCGTTTATTCCAATCAATATTGGAGCTCGCGGTACCATCGATTGATAAATCGTTATTACGACCACTACTGCTAATTTGTGGTGTTTTCGGAGTTCCTCCCTTCGGAGATTTACTTGTACTATTACTTATCCTTCTAGGAGTACTCAATTGGTTagttgtttttttttgtgcGCACCTCTCATATACGGCATTCTGATTCGTTTCTTTGCCAAGCTTGGGACCTTCGGTTGCAGAAGTACTCGTTTTTGAGTGTTTGATCTTCTTGCATATTTTATCTTCATCAACCTGAAGTTCATagttgaaattaatattttcgCTATATTCTGAGTTCTCAGTATGATCTttacttctttttttattagtGCTAGAATGATTATTTAGTATTTGTGGCAAATCCCCGAACACTTTCGGCATATTTAAATTGGCATCTTGTATGAGGCATTTAACTGCCTGATCACTTTTGCTTATATCAGTTAAGCCACCTGTGAATGTTCCCTCTCCAAATCGAAATTCTTGGCTTTCAATGTTTTGACCCTTTTCGATTGCTTCGAAGTTTTCATTGCTCACTTTACCTAAATACTGAGGTAAATTCgatatttctaatttaggttcaatatttgtttcAGCACCATTAATTGTTAAAAACCCTCTATTTGGCATTTTttccttattttctttaatagtTTTTCTGCATTGATATTCGCTTGAGCTATCATTAagttttatatttttttgaagaagagAAGTTAACCCAATAGATTTagattcattttttgtatCGCTTTGAGTATATATCCAGCTATTTGAAGCATCGCTAATACTCAGATCCGCCCATCTCACAGCTCCCCAACCAGGTTTACTCACTACTGTTTTTTCACGAGTAGAATTCTCAGTCATCAATCACAACAGTTCGTCTTATACAATATAGAGGAACaagaaaattgaatttattataatttcaatctataaatgttaaatatttatgttAAAAATTGTTAAGTATTTGAACTCCACActatattcaatttaatGACATCCTCGCCTTAACTCTCGATTTTTGCGCTTTGGAAGGCCTTGTGTGGGCATGCCTGTCAAAATGGGGgtaaataatacaatagACGTCAATTGAAGATCTCGAAAACTacaataaaatttttacttaaattgaataaaaatataaattaaaaaatatttgcaGTTAGAGAACTTATCTACAGAAATAGTATCAGATTAATTAGAGTTATAGTTGGTAAGGTTCTAATTAATTGTTTATCGGCGCTGTTTACGTGAGCAGTTAACCGAGTTGTCCAATTCACTTCCCTGGCACTGCGATTCAGAGTGGTATGAAATACTTGAACCCACATTTGAGCCAGCTGCAGAAAACATTTCTCCTGAGTGTGCTCCTGTATTTGGAGTAGTGCCTAGCGCCTCTATATCTACAGGAGATGTAACTGAAGATAAGGAGAACCAGCGATCTTTTTCAGAGAATACATTTGGATTTGATCTACAAGAGCCTCGGTTACCTCCAATACTAGATTTTCTTCCTCCTATACTTCCCGTATTGCTATTATACGTTGCATAGCCGTCCCAACCTCTTAACATATTTCCAATATCAGTAGTTTGGTTCCAGTAAAATGTCTCAAGttcatatatttttctttcaatatCTACCAACTCTTCCTGAACCTTCTCTCTTAAAGAAACCATTTCGTTGCTGAGTTTTTTGTGAGGGGACTCCTGGCAGAAATTAGTGGGAATTGAAGAATCTTTATTTAGATAATTACTACTTTGATGCGTACCTTGAGATTCATTCGAACTACCTTTTCCTTTATTCTCTGATTTTTGCTTCATTGGcttttaattgaataaataattgttcAAATTTACGGTAGCgcttaaataatttttctttccgATTCTAAATTCCTATTAatgatttgaaaatgagGATTTGAACATTAATTGTGATTTATTTAGACAAAATATCGTAGAAAGTTCTTAATATGGTAAAAAATGTCTGAAAGAAAAGTCTTGAATCGATATTTCCCACCAGATTTTGATCCAAAAAAGTTGGAAGAAAGTAAGaaacttttaaaaaaatcaaaaccAAACAGTAGAGGTGGAGGGTAcagaaaaaagaaactaTTAAATATCAGAATGCTATACCCTTTTACTATTAGATGTAATGGCTGTGAGGTTTATCACTATGTCGGGACGAAGTTTAATTCAAAGGTAGAGAAGGTACAAAGTGAGTCGTATCTTGGAATACCTATTTGGAGATTTTACGGGCGATGTACTCAGTGCGGAAATGAAATAGTCTTTAAAACAGATCCAAAATCAGGAGACTATATACTTGAGTCAGGAGCtaaacaaaattttaatatgaACAATAAAGAAgttgtaaaaaaaaaatctgaaGACGACTTCGAAAGTAAAGTCATTAATTCCGTATTAGAATCCAGATCTATGGAGGAGCTTGAAATACTGAAGAACCTAAATAAGAGACTAATGAACAGAGAAGCAACTGAATTGAATGCTTTAAAGCATATTCTTGATGAAAACGAAATTATACCTGAAGACCAATTCATCACTCCAACAGATAATAAATGCAATGAAATTATATCAGATAGAGAAAGACAGCTAATTACAAATAGTGTAAGGAATTGTATTGATTCATATGAAGAAAACCctaaatttcaaaaaaaattaggtAGCTGCGTTGTAAACTCAGATGGTTCAAAGAGGCTCAATGCCGCTGTTAAGgtgaaagaaaagaattcaaaagatttattttttaactACTACGACACTGAATCGGAGTAGTAGATCCTCAAAGCTAAAGGGAATAAATATTCGTTTGCTCATACTTTTAAACTTAGAATATCTTGAACAATTATCATTTTAACTAATATAAACTATGCTTTATGAATTTTGTATTACGTTTGCAAAATTATCTATTTTATGCATTGGTTTGAACAGAAGATTAAATCAAGCTAGATTCATTTTCTTAATTAGAATAATAAGTAATGTAATTGCTCTTCCGGCAGCAAAAACATAAATTTGTTGTAAAATggatatttttatttaatctGTTGATTACTCATCAAAAGCTGtaaatcaatttaataCATCAAAATTGCTTATAACTCCTTTTAAAAACTATAAAATTATCTTTAtagtatttaaaaattattttaagaaCATTAAATGCTCGATCTCAatagaatattttataacAAATTGCCAAATAACGATCTAATTGAATTTAACTCCAATTTTCTAGCCATTTAATACTATAAATTTAAGCTTTATTTCCGCAAGTTAGAACATAAAGATTTGATGCTCaagttttaattatatcGAAGTTAGCAAGATTCTATGTAAGTGAGAATTCACTTCCGACCCCATgcatttataattaaacGCCTTTTATGTTAATACTAATGAATAAATCCTATTTCAATACACTAATTCATATAAATGTTATTCATGATCATATTTactaatataataatagtttaattaaaataaatagaatCCAATTATTTTCCAGTTGCTTCAATACACGTTGATTTACTGTTCTTTACTCTTCTAGATTGGGGTTTGCTTTTTTccttatttaaaaaaaaaacataaaagaatttaagttatgaaattttaacttcctaaaataaaataataattatctCAAATTGTGTAATCAATACTCTTAAATATAGATAATTACGTTTATAACTTGAAatacaataattaaaatattcgCGGGATTAAAAGTATGTCAAGTATTAAGTTCTAACAAATGACTTTCTAGCTTCTGCTTGATATTGATAGAACGATAATTTAGTCCAATGTTCAAAACTGACCACagtaattttatatttggaaaaatGAACTttcattcaataattttttttatggTAAAAATAACTACCTGAATTTGGTTTATTATATAagattcttttaaattttgtaAAAATTGCATTAAATATTACGATTATGTTCAATTTTTGTTAACTAATCTGTTTTCTTATCCAGTTcaactttattttctaGAAATAAGTTCTATtagtatttaatattttaatttcagttttaaaataatttataataaataatacagTAAATTTCCAGAAGTTAAATTCGTATAAGTGAAACATCatttcttctaattttaCTTACAAATTGATTACTCGATGGCTAATTTGGtctttttcttctgaaTTCATAATTATTTGGGTCGgcaattttttatttacatatttctttattctaATATATAACTATTAATAGGTGATAAATCTTAATCATCTCAATAACCTCGTAATcgaataatttatttgaaacttttagacaaacaataataatagtaagcttattatttatattattacattttaattaaaaaaatcgGTCACAATACATGTAAATAATCATTTAGAGGCgctaaattattatataaataaataatttatatataatttgtAAATTTTAGTTAGTATGAAAGAATCAAGCACAATTAATTATCTAATAACACTTACATTCATTATTCCTTTCGTACTTTCCCAGTCaacattattaaatcttGGTGCAGGGGGTGCACAGGAAAGGAGGGTTTGCACTGACGAAATGCCATGTAACTTTAGATTGGTTGCTGATTTAGATATGAACTCAAAGCCAGGGAATGGGGAAAAGAATTACAAAagtttatttcaaaaaggGTCAATAATACAGGACAAAAGGGGCAACTATCGAGTGGACTGGGGAGAAATTCTGGAACTTAAAAGCGGATATAATGAATATGGGAGAGGGATGGAATTAAGTGAGTTAATTTCATATAATGGAATGATGCTTGCGGGCGACGACCGTACaggaataatttttgaaataactGATGATGGGAAAGGAGTAGCACCAAGATATATATTATCTGAAGGTAATGGAAGAACAGCTAAGGGAATGAAGATTGAGTGGTTTGCTGTAAGAGATGGAATATTGTGGGTTGGCAGTTTTGGAAAAGAGTTCGTATCAAACGGcataatagaaaaaaggGATAATATGTGGGTAGCCACAATTGATAAAAGAGGACATGTTTCACGATTTAATTGGAGTTTTGTTTATGAAAAAATTAGGAATTCACTGGGGGCGCAATATCCAGGTTATTGTATTCATGAAGCAGTGATTTGGAGTCATTTAATGAGAAAGTGGATATTTTTACCAAGAAGAGTTAGCTTCGATGAGTATGATGAGGAGAAAGACGAAAAGAGAGGTTCCAAtaaaatgataattatgacagatgattttgaaattcttgaaattattgacGTAGGATTGATAATACCTGAAAGAggtttttcttctttaaaatttctTCCTGGGTCGTTTGACCAGATAATAGTTGCAACAAAAAGCGTTGAAGAATCAATTTCGGACACTCAAAAGTCTTTCTTAACTATATTCACAATAAATGGaaaaattttaatggaAGATTTAGAAGTGCCTGGAGACTACAAATACGAGGGGATAGAATTTATATAGAAAGTAACGtagaaatttattttgtcGTTAAAGTCTCAACAAATTctgattttatttaaataccATTATGCTTTATATGCTAAGTTATCaagtaatttaatttctttaattgcATTATTTTCCACTTCTGAACCTAGCCAAATAGCTCTCCTCTTTTTCTTAAGGCCAACATGGCTCTCTTTGTGTGAGAATAAACTAATATTCGATTTTTTCCGATTGACTGGAGATCTGATTGATTGTTTAATTAACTCTTCAATATCGCATTCACTTTTCCCTGTATTATCATctaaattttctttttctaatgAAGCTCTAGAGTCTCTAGATGGCTTTATTTGGTTATCTCTATTGTTACAATCATGGCCAAGATTCAATTGGAACTCAGAATGACTATTTATTGGATCATCAAATGCAAGGTGAGTTTCTGGATGAATAAAACCTAAGCAAATATCCTTTGCTACCTTGCCTTGAATAATCGGCCcaataaaatttttcatCTCGTTACATTCAATCAAATTGCCTTGCTTCATTTGGTTATTAAACTCAATAAATATTGGTACATTATCTAAGGTAACGTTAGTCTCAATTTCGCTTTTAGGCCTGTCACTATTTGAAAGTGGGACCATATTTCCTTCAATAGGGTCATAAACTGTTTGGTGGAAGAATGTAATCATTGCATTCTGAACATCAATTGCATAACTTTGTGGTATATCCTTGCCTAAATCCTTAAGTTGTAATATTATCCTTTCTAAATCTGCATTACATTCTTGCACAAGCTTCATCGCAGTTTTTATCCCCACCCCCTGTGGTGACTTTACATAGTCACAACCAGTCAATATGCACCCTAGTACAAAAGTTTCGTATGAGAACATTAATTGTGAAATCACACCACTTTTATACAAATCTTTCCAATATATCACTCTACAGTTACCTGTCTTATCGTCGTATTTGTAAATTGTACATATGCTTCCAAACACTAGCATATCGCTATCTTCAGTTATCACCGCATCAATATACTTTATTCTTGAAAGATATGAAAGTTGTGCGTCAGCTTCATACGGAGCAACAATGCATTCTATTTTGTATTCATCTCTTAATACTTCCAAAACCTGGTGAGCTATATTTGGGGTGATATCAAGAGCTTTTTGGCACAAACTTCTCATATTATATGAACTATAAGACTTTTTTTCGCTTTTTAATCTGATAATTTCTCTCTTTGCATCGCTTCTCCTTTTacttctttcttcttcagTAACTCTCTTCATAGGAAGAGTGGCACCATCGAACACACAAACCGGAATAAGTCCTTTCCCTTGAAGAGTCCTGATTTTTTCGatacaataattaatatgaaCTCGAGTAGGTTTGCCTAATACAATACTTTCTGCGCAATTAGCAGCCGATCTATGAAGCCAACCATATGTATCAATTGCTACtctttttcctttaaaGAAGTCGATTTTGCTCTTGATACTTATGTTGTCAACATTAGGTAGTAATCCTTGTATCCCCATATGTTATTTTGGCATTAACAGATAAATTGATATCCCTCAATAAATTGTTTTCTAAATTGGAATCTAATTCCAATTTAGGCAAACTACCGACAAGGCCCCAcaaattttattcattGCCGctttgcatgcaaaataAGCTAGAACAAAATATGGAAAAATAGGTCAATTTAGCTTTAAGTAACAATATACTCTCTGCGCTTAATTATGAATACCTTGCtaaaaatagtaaaaatCAGATATACTTGTGATTATATACATCATTTACaacaattcaaattttaatcttttcatataaaaataaactaCTCGTCATTTTGCGCTAagacttttttttaatttagaaaaCATGTTTTGactaattaatatttagaatttaGATGTCTCAGACGGTGCCCTGCGCGCCACAGTAGACACGATATTATAAAGCAAGAGGGGCAAGGTATAAGTGGCTCGATTATGTTACTTGCTGACTTGTAAGGAGGTAATAAAATATCGGTTTTCTATCATCGCCGCGTATGGAAGCTCGTAAAACCATTTTTATAAGAAACACATTTaatcatcattttttttaaagatttaatatttggagaGGCTGATCTGTGGTGAGAGTCAGGTTCCAAAGGTCCACTCATAGAAGGCTTGCTTCTTATTTTGAAACAAGTGAAGTGTCACCTTCATATTCACTTCTAAAGGACTTCACAGGAACTTTCAAAAATGACTTTAAGCGACAGCACAGGCAATAACAGTACTGTCCCTACGCAAGGGAATTCAGGAAATAATCCTTCCAAATTTAAAAGTCAATTGAGAGCAGATGCTCAGGAGTTTAAGCCTACATTCGGAATTACTGGTTCTAATGTCATTCCAAATTCAGGTATTTATTACCATGGAATGATGCCTAACTATAGTCACgtaattgaatataatgGGTACCGAGTGGGTGGTACATATTATAACAAAAGTCttaaaaaacaaaacaatGGAGAGTTATCAAAATCTTCGACCTATCTCAATCCAAACGCTCAAGAATTTATTCCCAGAGGTTGGGTAAATCCTACAAATGAGCCTTTTATAAATCATTTAGAACATCAAAAATTTGTGAAGCCGGTCTGCGCCGATACTTATACTCAAAATTTGGATCAAGCAGATTCTCAACGAAATGATGACttgttaaatttaaaatctgAACAAATTAAGCACAACTCTGCTGAGTCTGCAAAGCCTAAGATGGAGGCTAGCTCTCCGCCACAGAATGTAACTAAGATGACAAATAAGGCTGATAACTC
It includes:
- a CDS encoding DNA repair protein Rad4p, producing MQKVKNEARQVYILGWLIHLRILNRIVDNIFIKSHILSLYLYYNQEYDTQKSIRGIYQWFRKYFKTYYLPNEYWIYKLHNFEAKTNNAFSKSNWMGAYYSLFLNEGKDFAPCLNGVMYNTIGRVENNFLEKFQEIYRQFAPLIDQRSFFLGKILGRMISSILSGKCSAEASNILFAALVRSLGHHCRLTLFIPPIINFKKSCELQCNDRRAELWVEVFEPKFNKWISVDIHRGGWNFTGCSTVPFVTYPEKNISSIEHNSDKGLFSKLFLSEFNDDSDDSDKSLSLKKITPISVIPLKKTETRQRSVKYETSNIAEQDEQRESLAFEFSNKKKTESLTLTQLQCKIDISRTNIKHKINESIGWWIISVNEYGYLRETTGRYVSDWSQVFQAQQKNSFKQKVESIISTINSTSNQYSSRLLKLELLDDFELEKIIHENDVIPISKTSFKNHPKYAIISCLNSLEIIHPKEPIVGYFQGEPIYLRENVQTLKTRTQWDQEQREIKIGQQPIKIIFKKKNDDVDLKGKVKLEYYAEFQTQIKPLAELNHLDQIPKDHFKSINISIKGNIPNSCVHIKDSCEGLNNDKVMFTSRYYSTWKTENIVDIIKRSNIDYARAFIGHDFKNGSKPNYDGVIIKKKDVTLLQSLKKRFELMNINKMANFIWNDVLQSAKDFLNSLSRNNLSKNTLNKDYDPGLEPNCQKLINVSYKFCKIKNLSERLLEESYKAINKKKRKQIDT
- a CDS encoding possible histone mRNA hairpin-binding protein, yielding MTENSTREKTVVSKPGWGAVRWADLSISDASNSWIYTQSDTKNESKSIGLTSLLQKNIKLNDSSSEYQCRKTIKENKEKMPNRGFLTINGAETNIEPKLEISNLPQYLGKVSNENFEAIEKGQNIESQEFRFGEGTFTGGLTDISKSDQAVKCLIQDANLNMPKVFGDLPQILNNHSSTNKKRSKDHTENSEYSENINFNYELQVDEDKICKKIKHSKTSTSATEGPKLGKETNQNAVYERCAQKKTTNQLSTPRRISNSTSKSPKGGTPKTPQISSSGRNNDLSIDGTASSNIDWNKRISSRLFQIAIGKGTRAYQNFLKLKPRKEDREPNDPQTPNAHTRCPQKQFTDQLNQWRKSLHQYDDFDSNILEL
- a CDS encoding Yju2p / cwf16-like; Zn finger → KMSERKVLNRYFPPDFDPKKLEESKKLLKKSKPNSRGGGYRKKKLLNIRMLYPFTIRCNGCEVYHYVGTKFNSKVEKVQSESYLGIPIWRFYGRCTQCGNEIVFKTDPKSGDYILESGAKQNFNMNNKEVVKKKSEDDFESKVINSVLESRSMEELEILKNLNKRLMNREATELNALKHILDENEIIPEDQFITPTDNKCNEIISDRERQLITNSVRNCIDSYEENPKFQKKLGSCVVNSDGSKRLNAAVKVKEKNSKDLFFNYYDTESE
- a CDS encoding apyrase; calcium-activated nucleotidase SCAN-1-like protein; signal peptide, producing MKESSTINYLITLTFIIPFVLSQSTLLNLGAGGAQERRVCTDEMPCNFRLVADLDMNSKPGNGEKNYKSLFQKGSIIQDKRGNYRVDWGEILELKSGYNEYGRGMELSELISYNGMMLAGDDRTGIIFEITDDGKGVAPRYILSEGNGRTAKGMKIEWFAVRDGILWVGSFGKEFVSNGIIEKRDNMWVATIDKRGHVSRFNWSFVYEKIRNSLGAQYPGYCIHEAVIWSHLMRKWIFLPRRVSFDEYDEEKDEKRGSNKMIIMTDDFEILEIIDVGLIIPERGFSSLKFLPGSFDQIIVATKSVEESISDTQKSFLTIFTINGKILMEDLEVPGDYKYEGIEFI
- a CDS encoding exonuclease i/din7p-like; xeroderma pigmentosum G N-region plus xeroderma pigmentosum G I-region plus HhH2 domain, producing the protein MGIQGLLPNVDNISIKSKIDFFKGKRVAIDTYGWLHRSAANCAESIVLGKPTRVHINYCIEKIRTLQGKGLIPVCVFDGATLPMKRVTEEERSKRRSDAKREIIRLKSEKKSYSSYNMRSLCQKALDITPNIAHQVLEVLRDEYKIECIVAPYEADAQLSYLSRIKYIDAVITEDSDMLVFGSICTIYKYDDKTGNCRVIYWKDLYKSGVISQLMFSYETFVLGCILTGCDYVKSPQGVGIKTAMKLVQECNADLERIILQLKDLGKDIPQSYAIDVQNAMITFFHQTVYDPIEGNMVPLSNSDRPKSEIETNVTLDNVPIFIEFNNQMKQGNLIECNEMKNFIGPIIQGKVAKDICLGFIHPETHLAFDDPINSHSEFQLNLGHDCNNRDNQIKPSRDSRASLEKENLDDNTGKSECDIEELIKQSIRSPVNRKKSNISLFSHKESHVGLKKKRRAIWLGSEVENNAIKEIKLLDNLAYKA